In the Coleofasciculus chthonoplastes PCC 7420 genome, one interval contains:
- a CDS encoding pentapeptide repeat-containing protein, with the protein MNVTAILKKYAAGVKNFSGANLAEANLSGINLSGADLSEANLSVANLSGAYLIGTNLSRARLNVARLSGANLTKANLTKANLNVANLIRADLGGAQLTQAAMIRAELIRAKLSGATLTEANLSGADLREAALRDAKLQRANLSEANLRGAFVTGANLEGANLNAADLSRSDLSNSNFRHAEFKQANLSCANLAGADLSGANLRWTDLSGANLSWANLSEAKLSGANLTGADLTHANLLNTSLVHADLTQARLIHADWIGADLTGATLTGAKLHGVSRVGLKTQGIVCEWVDLSTEGDRSRVINLSSEDVSHKFFNETLPTVTIIIDAPLDIAANLALVGVYHQLAQIFPVLNTAPNVNVGVRKTSLTFSASNSELLIIAYLGIVPFNDATITQQNIITLLKKLEDGVREKWGFTTSQSIQEFQQTLNQGIDQSKMAVDFRKSSPFFQAPTQTIITNSHNQTWTAYNHPAFGKPLMKGV; encoded by the coding sequence ATGAATGTGACGGCAATTCTCAAAAAATATGCGGCTGGCGTGAAAAACTTTTCCGGTGCAAACCTTGCCGAAGCCAACCTGAGTGGGATTAATCTCAGTGGTGCCGATTTAAGTGAAGCCAATTTAAGTGTAGCCAACCTCAGTGGTGCTTATTTAATTGGAACCAATTTGAGTCGGGCGCGACTCAATGTAGCCAGACTCAGTGGTGCAAATCTTACCAAAGCCAACTTAACCAAAGCCAATCTCAACGTTGCCAATTTGATTCGAGCCGACTTGGGGGGAGCGCAACTGACTCAGGCGGCGATGATTCGGGCGGAACTAATTCGTGCCAAGTTAAGTGGCGCTACCCTGACAGAAGCCAACCTCAGTGGGGCGGATCTGCGAGAAGCCGCCCTCAGAGACGCCAAACTGCAACGGGCTAATCTGAGCGAAGCCAACCTACGTGGAGCGTTTGTCACCGGGGCAAATCTAGAAGGTGCCAATTTAAACGCCGCCGATTTGAGCCGTAGTGATCTGAGTAATAGCAATTTTCGTCACGCTGAATTCAAGCAAGCCAATCTCAGTTGCGCCAATTTAGCGGGTGCGGATCTCAGTGGTGCGAACTTGCGCTGGACTGATTTGAGTGGTGCTAATCTCAGTTGGGCAAATCTGAGTGAGGCTAAATTAAGTGGTGCGAATTTAACCGGGGCGGATTTGACTCATGCCAATTTGCTCAACACCAGTTTAGTCCATGCTGATCTGACCCAAGCGCGATTAATTCATGCCGACTGGATTGGGGCAGATTTAACTGGGGCGACGCTCACGGGGGCAAAATTGCATGGCGTGTCTCGTGTCGGTTTGAAAACCCAAGGGATTGTCTGCGAGTGGGTTGATTTGAGTACAGAGGGCGATCGCAGCCGGGTTATTAACCTTTCAAGCGAAGACGTATCGCACAAGTTTTTTAACGAAACCCTGCCCACCGTCACCATTATCATTGATGCCCCTTTAGATATAGCCGCGAATTTAGCCTTAGTTGGTGTTTATCATCAACTAGCGCAGATTTTTCCCGTTCTCAATACAGCACCCAACGTGAATGTTGGCGTGCGGAAAACCTCTTTGACCTTTAGTGCCAGTAATTCTGAATTATTGATTATTGCTTACTTAGGCATTGTCCCATTCAACGATGCAACGATTACCCAGCAAAATATTATCACATTGCTCAAGAAGCTAGAAGATGGTGTTCGGGAAAAGTGGGGATTTACAACGTCCCAATCCATTCAAGAGTTCCAGCAAACTCTGAACCAAGGGATTGACCAGTCAAAAATGGCAGTGGATTTTAGGAAGTCGAGTCCTTTCTTCCAAGCTCCCACTCAAACCATCATCACCAACTCTCACAATCAAACCTGGACAGCTTATAATCATCCAGCCTTTGGCAAGCCGTTGATGAAGGGGGTGTAG
- the glmM gene encoding phosphoglucosamine mutase, whose product MVTSPVRRQDIHRFTPRHLRKSANHGTLKDLSLTLPKTPLFGTDGIRGRVGELLTAELARQIGFWAGQVLHSVASALGPVIVGQDSRNSSDILASALSQGLNLAGLEVWNIGLCPTPGVAYLTRFSEAMGGVMISASHNPPEDNGIKFFSAQGTKLPGELQQQIEAGIRGIVDTAVIAHTQGQHYHRPELVGRYLESLRRPLHSVTHLQGMKIVLDLAWGASVRLAEQVFSELGATVICLHNQPDGDRINVNCGSTHLACLQNAVREQSADMGFAFDGDADRVMAVDSQGRVIDGDYILYFWGQTLRQTDQLPDDLIVATVMANLGFERAWKASGGKLVRTAVGDQYVQAAMDRSGAMLGGEQSGHILCYHYGLTGDGMLTALHLASLVRQSGVSLKTLVDQSFQTYPQLLQNVRVENRDRRLHWQDCQPLMDAISQAQTVMADQGRVLVRASGTEPVIRVMVEAIEAQMVTHWTAKLVSVVEKHLT is encoded by the coding sequence ATGGTTACGTCTCCTGTCCGCCGTCAGGACATCCATCGGTTTACCCCTAGACATCTACGCAAATCTGCAAATCATGGAACCCTAAAGGATTTATCCCTAACCTTGCCCAAGACTCCCTTGTTTGGTACAGATGGCATTCGGGGACGAGTAGGAGAACTGCTCACCGCTGAATTAGCCCGACAAATTGGGTTTTGGGCTGGTCAGGTCTTACATTCTGTCGCCTCAGCATTGGGTCCAGTGATTGTGGGACAGGACTCGCGAAACTCCAGCGATATATTGGCATCAGCACTAAGTCAAGGCTTAAACTTAGCCGGATTGGAGGTTTGGAATATCGGGTTATGTCCGACACCTGGAGTTGCTTATCTTACCCGTTTCTCAGAAGCCATGGGTGGAGTGATGATTTCTGCTAGTCATAATCCCCCAGAAGACAATGGGATTAAGTTTTTTAGCGCTCAAGGAACAAAACTGCCAGGGGAATTGCAGCAACAGATTGAGGCAGGTATCCGAGGTATAGTCGATACGGCTGTGATTGCTCATACTCAAGGTCAGCATTACCACCGACCGGAATTAGTGGGACGTTATTTGGAATCATTACGGCGTCCCCTGCACTCTGTAACCCATTTACAGGGGATGAAAATCGTCCTGGATTTGGCGTGGGGGGCTTCGGTGAGGTTAGCGGAACAAGTCTTTTCTGAGTTGGGAGCAACGGTTATTTGCTTACATAATCAACCTGATGGCGATCGCATTAATGTCAATTGTGGCTCAACTCATTTAGCCTGTCTCCAGAATGCGGTACGAGAACAGTCGGCTGATATGGGGTTTGCCTTTGATGGTGACGCGGATCGAGTGATGGCAGTTGATAGCCAAGGTCGAGTTATTGATGGTGATTATATTCTCTATTTCTGGGGACAAACGTTACGACAAACGGATCAACTCCCCGATGATTTAATTGTTGCCACGGTTATGGCTAACTTGGGCTTTGAACGGGCATGGAAAGCCAGTGGCGGTAAACTGGTACGAACGGCTGTGGGTGATCAATATGTGCAAGCGGCAATGGATCGCAGTGGAGCGATGCTTGGTGGTGAACAATCAGGGCATATTCTTTGCTACCATTACGGCTTGACGGGTGATGGTATGTTAACGGCGCTGCATTTAGCCTCATTAGTCCGTCAGTCGGGGGTTTCCTTGAAAACATTGGTGGATCAAAGCTTTCAGACTTATCCCCAACTATTGCAAAATGTGCGCGTCGAAAACCGCGATCGCCGTTTACATTGGCAAGACTGTCAACCCCTGATGGATGCGATTTCCCAAGCTCAAACCGTGATGGCAGATCAAGGGCGAGTTTTAGTCCGAGCATCAGGAACCGAACCCGTTATCCGGGTGATGGTAGAAGCCATTGAAGCACAAATGGTAACGCACTGGACAGCCAAACTGGTTTCTGTTGTGGAAAAACATTTAACTTGA